In a genomic window of Chrysemys picta bellii isolate R12L10 chromosome 1, ASM1138683v2, whole genome shotgun sequence:
- the LOC101934846 gene encoding zinc finger protein 883-like isoform X1, translated as MESLRGPYIDDVIARESEEENPQLKLDTEKKLDTHAGPINCRRPRGRENHYQCTECRKSFSVHSALIKHQRIHTGEKPYQCSECGKTFSVSSTLVTHQRIHTGERPYKCVQCGKSFNQSSHLTQHQKIHKGEKPCTCTESGEGFTDSSTCVKHPGLHAGVGPYKCAECGKSFNRSSTLYNHNRIHTGEKRYKCDECGKSFSVSSNLIRHQKIHTEQRPYKCLECRKSFSLSSDLEAHQRLHLGEKPHKCSECEKSFDQESQLLKHQRVHAGENSYECVECGKSFSRKGNLLRHQEIHTGDKPYQCNECGKSFSRSSSLMQHQRIHTGEKPYSCIECGKNFSFSSQLTTHQRIHTGERPYKCIECGKSFVDSSGLIQHRRIHTGEKPYQCTECGKSFRQNSVLIQHRRTHTGDKPFECGECGERFSQSSTLITHQRIHTGERPYHCSECGKSFSESSHLTQHRRIHTGDKPYKCGECGKSFIQSSQLTTHQRIHTGDKPYQCHTCGKSFSDSSALTQHQRVHTGERPYQCTECGRSFSQSSALVQHWRIHTGDKPYECTECGKTFSQSAGLTQHRSTHAGERH; from the coding sequence ATGACGTGATTGCGAGAGAAAGTGAAGAGGAGAATCCTCAGCTGAAGCTAGACACAGAAAAGAAACTAGACACACATGCCGGCCCCATTAACTGTCGGAGGCCACGTGGCAGAGAAAATCACTATCAATGTACAGAATGTAGGAAAAGCTTCAGTGTTCATTCGGCGCTGATCaaacaccagagaatccacaccgGAGAGAAACCCTATCAGTGCAGTGAatgtgggaaaaccttcagtgTAAGCTCGACGCTGGTTACTCATCAGAGGATCCATACGGGGGAGAGGCCCTACAAATGCGTGcagtgtgggaagagcttcaaTCAAAGCTCACACCTCACTCAGCATCAGAAGATCCACAAGGGAGAGAAGCCATGTACATGTACTGAATCTGGAGAAGGCTTTACTGACAGCTCAACGTGCGTGAAACATCCAGGACTGCATGCTGGAGTGGGGCCCTATAAATGCGctgaatgtgggaaaagcttcaatcggagCTCCACTCTCTACAACCACAACaggatccacacgggagagaaacgCTACAAATGtgatgagtgtgggaaaagcttcagtgtgAGCTCCAACCTCATCAGgcatcagaaaatccacacagaGCAGAGACCCTATAAGTGTCTTGAATGTCGTAAGAGCTTCAGTCTGAGCTCAGATCTGGAAGCGCATCAGAGGCTTCACCTGGGAGAGAAACCCCACAAATGTTCTGAGTGCGAGAAAAGCTTTGATCAGGAGTCGCAGCTCCTGAAACATCAGCGAGTTCACGCTGGGGAAAACTCGTATGAATGTGTGGAGTGTGGGAAGAGCTTTAGTAGGAAGGGGAACCTCCTGAGACACCAGGAGATCCACACTGGGGACAAACCCTACCAGTGTAAtgaatgtgggaaaagcttcagccggAGTTCGTCGCTCATGCAGCATCAGcggatccacactggagagaaacccTACAGCTGCATCGAATGTGGCAAGAACTTCAGCTTTAGCTCTCAGCTCACCACCCACCAgcggatccacacaggggagcgGCCCTACAAATGTatcgagtgtgggaaaagctttgtGGATAGCTCGGGTCTCATTCAGCATCGGAGAATTCACACGGGAGAGAAGCCCTACCAATGCACtgagtgtgggaagagcttcCGGCAGAACTCGGTGCTGATTCAACACCGGAGAACCCACACTGGTGACAAGCCCTTCGAGTGCGGGGAGTGTGGGGAACGCTTTAGCCAGAGCTCCACGCTGATCACACATCAAAGGATTCACACTGGGGAGAGGCCCTACCACTGCAGcgagtgcgggaagagcttcagcgAGAGTTCGCACCTCACGCagcataggagaatccacacggggGACAAGCCCTACAAGTGCGGtgagtgtgggaagagcttcaTTCAGAGCTCGCAGCTCACCACCcaccagaggatccacacaggagacaAACCCTACCAGTGCCACACctgtgggaagagcttcagtGACAGCTCGGCACTCACCCAGCATCAGAGAGTCCACACCGGGGAGCGACCGTACCAGTGCACGGAATGTGGGAGGAGCTTCAGCCAGAGCTCGGCCCTGGTGCAGCACTGGAGGATCCACACTGGAGATAAGCCCTATGAGTGCACCGAGTGCGGGAAAACTTTCAGCCAGAGCGCAGGGCTCACTCAGCACCGGAGCACCCATGCGGGAGAGAGACACTGA